In a single window of the Streptomyces sp. CGMCC 4.7035 genome:
- a CDS encoding ABC transporter ATP-binding protein: MRGITKRFPGVVANRDIDITVRTGTVHALCGENGAGKSTLMKILYGMQQPDEGTITVGGEQVVFHNPADAIARGIGMVHQHFMLADNLTVLENVVLGAEKLYGIGGKARAKIKEISDAYSLNVRPDVLVEELGVADRQRVEILKVLYRGAKTLILDEPTAVLVPQEVDALFANLRDLKAEGLTVIFISHKLGEVLSVADEITVIRRGTTVGTVEPRGTTPKQLAELMVGSELPTPETEESTVTDVPMLKLDGLRLAQTDLDGIERIILDEISFTIHKGEVLGIAGVEGNGQSELVEAIMGMRRPDAGVITLDGADISHAPTRGRREAGVGYIPEDRHRHGLLLEAPLWENRILGHVSERPNSRGGLLDIKAARADTERIVQAYDVRTPGIDVTAASLSGGNQQKLIVGREMSHDPKLLIAAHPTRGVDVGAQAAIWDHIREARRKGLAVLLISADLDELIGLSDTLRVMYRGRLVADADPATITPEELGSAMTGAATGHLEHTEDDAR, encoded by the coding sequence CTGCGCGGCATCACCAAGCGTTTCCCCGGCGTCGTCGCCAACCGCGATATCGACATCACGGTCCGTACGGGCACCGTACACGCCCTGTGCGGTGAGAACGGAGCCGGCAAGTCCACCCTGATGAAGATCCTCTACGGCATGCAGCAGCCGGACGAGGGCACCATCACCGTGGGCGGCGAACAGGTCGTCTTCCACAACCCCGCCGACGCCATCGCCCGCGGCATCGGCATGGTCCACCAGCACTTCATGCTCGCCGACAACCTCACCGTCCTCGAGAACGTCGTCCTCGGCGCGGAGAAGCTGTACGGCATCGGAGGCAAGGCCCGCGCCAAGATCAAGGAGATCTCCGACGCGTACAGCCTGAACGTCCGGCCGGACGTCCTCGTGGAGGAGCTCGGCGTCGCCGACCGCCAGCGCGTGGAGATCCTCAAGGTCCTCTACCGCGGCGCCAAGACCCTCATCCTGGACGAGCCCACCGCCGTCCTCGTGCCGCAGGAGGTCGACGCCCTCTTCGCCAACCTGCGCGACCTCAAGGCCGAGGGCCTCACCGTCATCTTCATCTCCCACAAGCTGGGCGAGGTGCTCTCCGTCGCCGACGAGATCACCGTCATCCGGCGCGGCACCACCGTCGGCACGGTCGAGCCGCGGGGCACCACCCCCAAGCAGCTCGCCGAGCTGATGGTCGGCAGCGAACTGCCGACGCCGGAGACCGAGGAGTCCACCGTCACGGACGTCCCGATGCTCAAGCTGGACGGCCTGCGCCTCGCGCAGACGGACCTCGACGGCATCGAGCGGATCATCCTGGACGAGATCTCCTTCACCATCCACAAGGGCGAGGTCCTCGGCATCGCCGGTGTGGAGGGCAACGGCCAGTCCGAGCTGGTCGAGGCGATCATGGGCATGCGCCGGCCGGACGCCGGCGTGATCACGCTCGACGGCGCCGACATCTCCCACGCCCCGACGCGGGGCCGCCGCGAGGCCGGTGTCGGCTACATCCCGGAGGACCGCCACCGCCACGGCCTGCTTCTGGAAGCACCGCTGTGGGAGAACCGCATCCTCGGCCATGTCTCCGAGCGGCCCAACTCGCGCGGCGGACTGCTCGACATCAAGGCGGCCCGCGCCGACACCGAGCGGATCGTGCAGGCGTACGACGTCCGCACGCCCGGCATCGACGTGACCGCGGCCTCGCTGTCCGGCGGCAACCAGCAGAAGCTGATCGTCGGCCGCGAGATGAGCCACGACCCCAAGCTGCTCATAGCCGCCCACCCCACCCGGGGTGTGGACGTCGGCGCGCAGGCCGCGATCTGGGACCACATCCGCGAGGCTCGGCGTAAGGGCCTGGCCGTGCTGCTGATCTCCGCCGACCTGGACGAGCTCATCGGGCTCTCCGACACTCTGCGGGTCATGTACCGCGGCCGCCTGGTCGCCGACGCCGACCCCGCCACGATCACCCCCGAGGAGCTGGGCTCCGCCATGACGGGTGCGGCCACCGGCCACCTGGAGCACACAGAGGACGACGCCCGATGA
- a CDS encoding BMP family lipoprotein has translation MRRVAKLSAACAVTAALALTATACGSTSSDNNASSSSSSSSGGGKGVKIGLAFDVGGRGDRSFNDSAARGADKAKGEFSGDIKELTAKTSDTEADREQRLSDLADAGYNPIIGVGFSYATSMTKVAAKYPKVSFGIVDSVVNAKNVDSITFTEEQGSYLAGVAAALKTKKDHVGFVGGVDVPLIKKFEAGFVQGVKDTNPKVKVDTQYLSHGSDFSGFASPDKGKEAAQGMLDNGADVIYSAAGSSGNGAIEAVNGVKGAWAIGVDSDQYNIPGLAKYKNSILTSMVKNVDVGVYDFIKSVHDGKPLTGTNTYSLAKDGVSLATSGGFIDDIQAKLDVAKKKIVDGSIKVKTTP, from the coding sequence GTGCGCCGGGTAGCCAAGCTTTCTGCTGCGTGTGCCGTCACCGCAGCCCTCGCACTGACTGCCACTGCCTGTGGCAGCACGTCCTCCGACAACAACGCCTCGTCGTCGTCGTCCTCCTCCAGCGGCGGCGGCAAGGGTGTCAAGATCGGTCTCGCCTTCGACGTCGGCGGCCGCGGTGACCGTTCCTTCAACGACTCCGCCGCGCGCGGTGCGGACAAGGCCAAGGGCGAGTTCAGTGGCGACATCAAGGAACTGACCGCCAAGACCTCCGACACCGAGGCCGACCGCGAGCAGCGCCTCTCGGACCTCGCCGACGCCGGCTACAACCCGATCATCGGTGTCGGCTTCTCCTACGCCACCTCCATGACCAAGGTCGCCGCCAAGTACCCGAAGGTCAGCTTCGGCATCGTCGACTCGGTGGTGAACGCCAAGAACGTCGACAGCATCACGTTCACCGAGGAGCAGGGCTCCTACCTGGCCGGTGTCGCCGCCGCGCTGAAGACGAAGAAGGACCACGTCGGCTTCGTCGGCGGTGTCGACGTCCCGCTGATCAAGAAGTTCGAGGCGGGCTTCGTCCAGGGCGTCAAGGACACCAACCCGAAGGTCAAGGTCGACACCCAGTACCTGAGCCACGGCTCGGACTTCTCCGGCTTCGCCAGCCCTGACAAGGGCAAGGAGGCCGCGCAGGGCATGCTCGACAACGGCGCGGACGTGATCTACTCGGCGGCCGGCTCCTCCGGCAACGGCGCGATCGAGGCCGTCAACGGCGTCAAGGGTGCCTGGGCCATCGGCGTGGACTCCGACCAGTACAACATCCCGGGTCTGGCCAAGTACAAGAACTCGATCCTGACCTCGATGGTCAAGAACGTCGACGTCGGTGTCTACGACTTCATCAAGTCCGTGCACGACGGCAAGCCGCTGACCGGCACCAACACCTACTCGCTCGCCAAGGACGGTGTGTCTTTGGCCACTAGCGGTGGCTTCATCGACGACATCCAGGCCAAGCTGGACGTCGCGAAGAAGAAGATTGTCGACGGCTCGATCAAGGTCAAGACCACCCCGTGA
- a CDS encoding ABC transporter permease: MNKLTSRIDKERLLLGIAAPLLAVVAALVVTTLVILATGKNPGDAFSEMVTYGFASDSQVYILNKATTYYLAGVAVAIGFRMNLFNIGVDGQYRLAAFIAAVLGGALTVPGWIAIPLIIICAMATGALWAAIAGILKVTRGVSEVISTIMLNSIATAIIGYLLQPGKLAELQQGGTLVSTKPLPSSTYFFTIDTGPAGILDGFIVIAVIVGIGYWFVLGRTRFGFDLRTVGQSETAAAASGVGVKKMIATSMIISGGVAGLIGMPTLLNESHQYDNSFPVGIGFTGIAIALLGRNHPIGIALGALLWGFLERTTNHLEFQGYDKEILGVIQGVIVLCVVIAYEVVRRYGLKRQQHRVGVELAAQAAAPTKKQEVA; the protein is encoded by the coding sequence ATGAACAAGCTGACCTCACGGATCGACAAGGAGCGGCTGCTCCTCGGGATCGCCGCGCCGCTGCTGGCGGTCGTCGCCGCGCTCGTCGTCACCACCCTGGTGATCCTCGCCACCGGCAAGAACCCCGGTGACGCCTTCAGCGAGATGGTGACCTACGGCTTCGCCAGCGACAGCCAGGTCTACATCCTGAACAAGGCGACGACGTACTACCTGGCGGGTGTCGCGGTGGCCATCGGCTTCCGCATGAACCTGTTCAACATCGGCGTCGACGGTCAGTACCGGCTCGCCGCGTTCATCGCCGCCGTCCTCGGCGGGGCGCTCACCGTGCCCGGCTGGATAGCCATCCCGCTGATCATCATCTGCGCCATGGCGACCGGCGCCCTGTGGGCGGCCATCGCCGGCATCCTCAAGGTGACGCGAGGGGTCAGCGAGGTCATCTCGACGATCATGCTGAACTCGATCGCCACCGCGATCATCGGCTACCTGCTCCAGCCCGGAAAGCTGGCCGAGCTCCAGCAGGGCGGCACCCTCGTCTCCACCAAGCCGCTGCCGTCGTCCACGTACTTCTTCACCATTGACACCGGCCCGGCCGGCATCCTGGACGGCTTCATCGTCATCGCCGTGATCGTCGGCATCGGGTACTGGTTCGTGCTCGGCCGCACCCGGTTCGGCTTCGACCTGCGCACCGTCGGCCAGTCCGAGACCGCCGCCGCCGCGAGCGGTGTCGGGGTGAAGAAGATGATCGCCACCAGCATGATCATCTCGGGTGGGGTGGCCGGCCTGATCGGCATGCCCACGCTGCTGAACGAGAGCCACCAGTACGACAACAGCTTCCCCGTCGGCATCGGCTTCACCGGCATCGCCATCGCGCTGCTCGGCCGCAACCACCCGATCGGTATCGCGCTCGGCGCCCTGCTGTGGGGCTTCCTGGAGCGCACCACCAACCACCTGGAGTTCCAGGGCTACGACAAGGAGATCCTCGGCGTCATCCAGGGCGTCATCGTCCTGTGTGTCGTGATCGCCTACGAGGTCGTACGCCGCTACGGCCTCAAGCGCCAGCAGCACCGGGTCGGCGTCGAGCTCGCCGCCCAGGCCGCCGCCCCGACGAAGAAGCAGGAGGTGGCGTGA